A DNA window from Mycolicibacter terrae contains the following coding sequences:
- a CDS encoding phosphoribosyl-ATP diphosphatase: MKQSLLVKTFEELFAELGERAATRPAGSATVAALDAGVHSVGKKILEEAGEVWMAAEHESDDALAGEISQLLYWTQVLMISRGLTLADVYRKL; this comes from the coding sequence ATGAAACAATCCCTGCTCGTGAAGACCTTCGAGGAGCTGTTCGCCGAGCTCGGTGAACGCGCTGCGACCCGACCGGCCGGCAGCGCCACCGTGGCCGCGCTGGACGCCGGGGTACACAGCGTCGGCAAGAAGATTCTGGAGGAGGCCGGCGAGGTATGGATGGCCGCCGAGCACGAGTCCGATGACGCGCTGGCCGGGGAGATCAGCCAGCTGCTGTACTGGACCCAGGTGCTGATGATCTCGCGCGGGCTGACGCTGGCCGACGTCTACCGGAAGCTGTGA
- a CDS encoding HAD family hydrolase, producing the protein MRAVLCDMDGTLVDSEKLWDVAMDALYDRLGGVLRPEVRAATVGGCAENTMRIVYDDLGLPLDPAAMADSAHWLHDYTAGLFDTGLPWCDGARELLDGLAAAAMPVALVTNTPRALAERALDTIGRHYFAAVVCGDEVDRGKPAPDPYLRAAQLLELDPRWCLAVEDSPTGAAAAEAAGCAVLVAPNAIPVPGGPRRRQVASLAGLAPADLHDIYTDLATPIPTPTPTPHERERACLPADTP; encoded by the coding sequence TTGCGCGCGGTGCTGTGCGACATGGACGGCACCCTGGTCGACTCCGAGAAGCTGTGGGATGTCGCGATGGACGCGCTCTATGACCGCCTCGGCGGGGTGCTGAGGCCGGAGGTCCGGGCGGCGACGGTCGGTGGTTGCGCGGAGAACACCATGCGCATCGTCTACGACGATCTGGGGCTGCCGCTCGACCCGGCGGCGATGGCCGATTCGGCGCACTGGCTGCACGACTACACCGCCGGGCTGTTCGACACCGGCCTGCCCTGGTGCGACGGCGCCCGGGAGCTGCTCGATGGACTGGCCGCGGCGGCCATGCCCGTGGCGCTGGTGACCAACACCCCGCGGGCGCTGGCCGAGCGGGCGCTGGACACCATCGGCCGGCATTATTTCGCGGCGGTGGTCTGCGGCGACGAGGTAGACCGCGGCAAGCCGGCACCGGATCCCTATCTTCGGGCTGCGCAGCTGCTGGAGCTCGACCCGCGCTGGTGTCTGGCGGTGGAGGATTCGCCGACCGGCGCAGCCGCCGCCGAGGCGGCGGGCTGCGCGGTGCTGGTGGCGCCGAATGCGATTCCGGTGCCCGGCGGGCCGCGGCGTCGCCAGGTGGCTTCCCTGGCCGGTCTCGCGCCGGCGGACCTGCACGACATCTACACCGACCTGGCCACCCCCATTCCCACCCCCACCCCCACTCCCCACGAGCGCGAGCGCGCGTGTTTGCCCGCCGACACGCCGTAA
- the metH gene encoding methionine synthase translates to MNTFEPNIRPDCTDELTAALRRRIMVIDGAMGTAIQRDRPDEAGYRGERFAEWATPLQGNNDLLTCTQPQIIEGIHREYLEAGADILETNTFNSTAISLSDYDMAELAYELNYAGAALARKAADEFSTPEKPRYVAGTLGPTTRTASISPDVNDPGARNVSYDQLVAAYLEAANGLVDGGADILLIETIFDSLNSKAAVFAVETLFEERGRRWPVIISGTITDASGRTLSGQVTEAFWNSIRHAKPVAVGLNCALGAPEMRPYIAEMARIADTFISCYPNAGLPNAFGEYDESPEHQAGYIADFADAGLVNLVGGCCGTAPEHIAEIARVVEGKPPRELPKIEVATRLSGLEPLNITDDSLFVNIGERTNITGSARFRNLIKAEDYDTALSVALQQVEVGAQVIDINMDEGMIDGVAAMDRFTKLIASEPDISRVPVMIDSSKWEVIEAGLKNVQGKPIVNSISMKEGEEKFIHEARLCRKYGAAVVVMAFDEQGQADNLERRKEICGRAYRILTEQVGFPAEDIIFDPNCFALATGIEEHATYGIDFIEACAWIKENLPGVLISGGISNVSFSFRGNNPVREAIHAVFLYHAIKAGLDMGIVNAGALVPYDSIEPELRERIEDVVLNRREDAAERLLEIAERFNSSEKAEDPSAAEWRSLPVRERITHALVKGIDAHVDEDTEELRAEIAAAGGRPIEVIEGPLMDGMNVVGDLFGAGKMFLPQVVKSARVMKKAVAYLLPYIEAEKQPGEGDHTNGTIVMATVKGDVHDIGKNIVGVVLQCNNYSVVDLGVMVPADKILAAVNEYDADMVGLSGLITPSLEEMAGFAAEMEREGLQIPLLIGGATTSSAHTAVKIAPRRSGPVIWVKDASRSVPVAAALLDDKQRPALLEQTAADYASLRERHAQKNERPMVPLEKARANRTPIEWDGYTPPVPVQGLGVREFLDYDLAELREYIDWQPFFNAWEMKGRFPDILNNPASGEAARKLYEDAQQMLDRAIEEKWLTANAVIGFFPANAVGDDVEVYTDESRTEVLTMFHNLRQQGAHRAGIPNRSLGDFIAPKDTGLADYIGAFAVTAGLGSGEKIAEFKADLDDYSAILLESVADRLAEAFAERMHQRVRKEFWGFQPDETLDNEALIAEKYQGIRPAPGYPACPEHTEKATIWKLMDVHERTRIELTDSMAMWPGAAVSGLYFSHPQSQYFVIGRLAQDQVADYAKRKGWTLTEAERWLGANLGYNPED, encoded by the coding sequence GTGAACACCTTTGAGCCCAACATCCGGCCCGACTGCACCGACGAGCTGACCGCCGCTCTGCGCCGTCGGATCATGGTGATCGACGGCGCGATGGGCACGGCGATTCAGCGGGACCGCCCGGACGAGGCCGGTTACCGCGGCGAGCGGTTCGCCGAATGGGCGACCCCTCTGCAGGGCAATAACGACCTGCTCACGTGCACGCAGCCGCAGATCATCGAGGGAATTCACCGCGAGTACCTCGAGGCGGGCGCGGACATCCTGGAGACCAACACGTTCAACTCGACCGCGATCTCGCTCTCCGACTACGACATGGCGGAACTGGCCTACGAACTGAACTACGCCGGCGCCGCTCTGGCTCGCAAGGCGGCCGACGAGTTCAGCACCCCGGAGAAGCCCCGCTACGTGGCGGGCACGCTCGGGCCGACGACGCGGACCGCGTCGATCTCACCGGACGTCAACGACCCCGGCGCCCGCAACGTCTCCTACGACCAGCTGGTCGCGGCCTACCTCGAGGCCGCCAACGGCCTGGTCGACGGCGGCGCCGACATCCTGCTCATCGAGACGATCTTCGACTCGCTGAACTCCAAGGCGGCGGTGTTCGCCGTCGAGACGCTATTCGAGGAGCGCGGACGCCGTTGGCCGGTCATCATCTCCGGCACCATCACCGATGCCTCCGGGCGGACGTTGTCGGGCCAGGTCACCGAGGCGTTCTGGAACTCGATCCGGCACGCGAAGCCGGTCGCGGTGGGCCTCAACTGTGCGCTGGGGGCGCCGGAGATGCGGCCCTACATCGCCGAGATGGCGCGGATCGCGGACACCTTCATCTCGTGCTACCCGAATGCCGGCCTGCCCAACGCCTTTGGCGAATACGACGAGTCCCCGGAACATCAGGCCGGCTACATCGCCGACTTCGCCGACGCCGGCTTGGTCAACCTGGTCGGGGGTTGCTGCGGAACGGCGCCGGAGCACATCGCCGAGATCGCCAGGGTCGTCGAGGGCAAGCCGCCGCGCGAGCTGCCGAAGATCGAGGTGGCCACCCGCCTGTCGGGCCTGGAACCGCTCAACATCACCGACGACTCACTGTTCGTCAACATCGGTGAACGCACCAACATCACCGGCTCGGCCCGGTTCCGCAACCTGATCAAGGCCGAGGACTACGACACCGCACTGTCGGTCGCGCTACAGCAGGTCGAGGTCGGTGCGCAGGTCATCGACATCAACATGGACGAGGGCATGATCGACGGCGTCGCCGCGATGGACCGGTTCACCAAACTGATCGCGTCCGAGCCGGACATCAGCCGGGTCCCGGTGATGATCGACTCCTCCAAGTGGGAGGTCATCGAGGCGGGCCTGAAGAACGTGCAGGGCAAGCCGATCGTCAACTCGATCTCCATGAAGGAGGGCGAGGAGAAGTTCATCCACGAGGCGCGGCTGTGCCGCAAGTACGGCGCCGCCGTCGTGGTGATGGCCTTCGACGAGCAGGGGCAGGCCGACAACCTGGAGCGCCGCAAGGAGATCTGCGGGCGGGCCTACCGGATCCTGACCGAACAGGTCGGCTTCCCGGCCGAGGACATCATCTTCGACCCGAACTGCTTCGCCCTGGCGACCGGCATCGAGGAGCACGCGACCTACGGGATCGACTTCATCGAGGCCTGCGCCTGGATCAAGGAGAACCTGCCCGGGGTGCTCATCTCCGGCGGCATCTCGAACGTGTCGTTCTCGTTCCGGGGCAACAACCCGGTCCGCGAGGCGATTCATGCGGTGTTCCTGTACCACGCCATCAAGGCCGGCCTGGACATGGGCATCGTCAACGCCGGTGCGCTGGTGCCCTACGACTCGATCGAGCCCGAGCTGCGGGAACGGATCGAGGACGTCGTGCTGAACCGTCGCGAGGATGCCGCCGAGAGGCTGCTGGAGATCGCCGAACGGTTCAACTCCTCCGAGAAGGCCGAAGATCCCTCGGCAGCCGAGTGGCGCAGCCTCCCGGTCCGCGAGCGGATCACGCATGCCCTGGTCAAGGGGATCGATGCCCACGTCGACGAAGACACCGAGGAGCTGCGGGCCGAGATCGCGGCCGCGGGCGGTCGGCCGATCGAGGTGATCGAGGGCCCGCTGATGGACGGCATGAACGTCGTCGGCGACCTGTTCGGTGCGGGCAAGATGTTCCTGCCCCAGGTGGTGAAGTCGGCCCGGGTGATGAAGAAGGCCGTGGCGTACCTGCTGCCGTATATCGAGGCGGAGAAGCAACCCGGCGAGGGCGATCACACCAACGGCACGATCGTGATGGCGACCGTGAAGGGCGACGTCCACGACATCGGCAAGAACATCGTCGGGGTCGTGCTGCAGTGCAACAACTACAGCGTCGTCGATCTCGGTGTGATGGTGCCCGCCGACAAGATCCTGGCCGCGGTCAACGAATACGACGCCGACATGGTCGGCCTCTCCGGCCTGATCACCCCGTCGCTGGAGGAGATGGCCGGCTTCGCCGCGGAGATGGAACGCGAAGGCCTGCAGATCCCGCTGCTGATCGGCGGCGCGACCACCTCGAGCGCCCACACGGCAGTGAAGATTGCGCCGCGGCGCAGCGGTCCGGTGATCTGGGTCAAAGACGCGTCCCGCTCGGTGCCGGTCGCTGCCGCGCTGCTCGACGACAAGCAACGGCCTGCGCTGCTTGAGCAGACCGCGGCCGACTACGCGTCGCTGCGGGAACGGCACGCCCAGAAGAACGAGCGGCCGATGGTGCCGCTGGAGAAGGCCCGCGCGAACCGGACGCCGATCGAGTGGGACGGCTACACGCCGCCGGTGCCCGTCCAGGGTCTCGGCGTGCGGGAGTTTCTCGACTACGACCTCGCCGAGTTGCGCGAGTACATCGACTGGCAGCCGTTCTTCAACGCCTGGGAGATGAAGGGCCGCTTTCCCGACATCCTCAACAACCCGGCGTCGGGTGAGGCCGCCCGCAAGCTGTACGAGGACGCCCAGCAGATGCTCGACCGTGCGATCGAGGAGAAGTGGCTGACGGCCAACGCGGTGATCGGGTTCTTCCCGGCGAACGCGGTCGGCGACGACGTCGAGGTCTACACCGACGAGTCCCGTACCGAGGTGCTGACCATGTTCCACAACCTGCGCCAGCAGGGTGCGCACCGGGCCGGCATCCCGAACCGGTCGCTGGGCGACTTCATCGCCCCCAAAGACACCGGTCTGGCCGACTACATCGGCGCCTTCGCCGTCACCGCGGGGCTCGGCAGCGGAGAGAAGATCGCGGAGTTCAAGGCGGACCTCGACGACTACAGCGCTATCTTGCTGGAGTCGGTCGCCGACCGGCTGGCGGAGGCCTTCGCCGAACGGATGCACCAGCGGGTTCGCAAGGAGTTCTGGGGATTCCAGCCCGACGAGACCTTGGACAACGAGGCACTCATCGCCGAGAAGTACCAGGGAATCCGCCCCGCCCCGGGCTACCCGGCCTGCCCGGAGCACACCGAGAAGGCGACGATCTGGAAGTTGATGGACGTCCACGAGCGGACCCGCATCGAGCTGACCGACTCGATGGCGATGTGGCCCGGCGCCGCGGTCAGCGGCCTGTACTTCTCGCACCCGCAATCGCAGTACTTCGTCATCGGCCGGTTGGCCCAGGACCAGGTCGCCGACTACGCGAAGCGCAAGGGCTGGACCCTGACCGAAGCCGAGCGCTGGCTCGGCGCCAACCTCGGCTACAACCCGGAGGACTGA
- a CDS encoding PAC2 family protein, translated as MTRPDDGTAFPDLHDTIVVAAFEGWNDAGDAASDAVQHLSSIWGAQLIVDIDDEAYYDYQVNRPVIRQLDGVTRELVWPSMRISHCRPPGSDRDIVLMHGVEPNMRWRTFCAELLAVIEQLDVDTVVILGALLADTPHTRPVPVSGAAYSAESASRFGLTETRYEGPTGITGVFQDACVAAGIPAVTFWAAVPHYVSQPPNPKATVALLRRVEDALDVEVPLGDLPAQAEEWEEAVTEMASEDEEIADYVISLEERGDAEVDMTEALNKIDGDALAAEFERYLRRRRR; from the coding sequence GTGACCCGACCGGACGACGGCACTGCGTTTCCCGACCTGCACGACACCATCGTGGTGGCCGCATTCGAGGGCTGGAACGACGCCGGCGACGCCGCCAGCGATGCGGTGCAGCATCTGTCCAGCATCTGGGGGGCTCAGCTGATCGTCGACATCGACGACGAGGCCTACTACGACTACCAGGTGAATCGGCCGGTGATCCGCCAGCTCGACGGCGTCACCCGCGAGCTGGTGTGGCCGTCGATGCGAATTTCGCACTGCCGGCCGCCGGGCAGCGACCGCGACATCGTGCTGATGCACGGCGTGGAGCCCAACATGCGGTGGCGGACCTTCTGCGCGGAACTGCTGGCGGTCATCGAGCAGCTCGACGTCGACACCGTGGTGATCCTGGGTGCGCTGCTGGCCGACACCCCCCACACCCGTCCGGTGCCGGTGTCCGGGGCGGCGTACTCGGCGGAGTCGGCGAGCCGCTTCGGCCTGACCGAGACCCGCTACGAGGGCCCCACCGGGATCACCGGCGTATTCCAGGACGCGTGTGTGGCGGCCGGGATTCCGGCGGTGACGTTCTGGGCGGCGGTGCCGCACTACGTCTCGCAACCGCCCAATCCCAAGGCGACGGTCGCGCTGCTGCGTCGCGTCGAGGACGCCCTCGACGTCGAGGTGCCGCTGGGCGATCTGCCGGCCCAAGCCGAGGAGTGGGAGGAGGCGGTCACCGAGATGGCCAGCGAGGACGAAGAGATCGCCGACTACGTGATCTCGCTGGAGGAACGCGGCGACGCCGAGGTCGACATGACCGAGGCGCTGAACAAGATCGACGGCGACGCGCTGGCCGCCGAGTTCGAGCGCTATCTGCGCCGCCGCCGGCGCTGA
- a CDS encoding SDR family oxidoreductase, producing MVAIHSQVIFITGGAHGIGAEAARRLHTQGAKLVLTDLDQAQLTALSDELGGDRVLAVAADVRDLDAMQAAADAAVERFGRIDTVVANAGIASYGSVLGVDPVAFRQVIDVNLVGVFNTVRATLPAVIDRRGYVLIVSSLAAFAAAPGMLPYDASKAGVEHLANTLRLEVAHLGVTVGSAHMSWIDTALVRDTKKDLPSANEMLSKLPWPMNKTTSVGECADAFVKGIEERRTRVYCPGWVGLFRWLKPLLSSPWGEAPVRKVAAEAVPRMDAEVAALGRSTSSYTGSIEK from the coding sequence ATGGTTGCCATTCACTCCCAAGTCATCTTCATCACCGGCGGCGCGCACGGTATCGGCGCCGAGGCGGCCCGGAGGCTGCACACCCAGGGCGCCAAGCTGGTGCTGACCGACCTGGACCAGGCCCAGCTCACGGCGCTGTCCGACGAACTCGGCGGTGACCGGGTGCTGGCCGTCGCCGCCGACGTGCGCGACCTGGATGCCATGCAGGCTGCCGCCGATGCGGCCGTCGAGCGCTTCGGGCGCATCGACACCGTGGTGGCCAACGCCGGCATCGCCAGCTACGGGTCGGTGCTCGGCGTCGATCCCGTGGCGTTCCGGCAGGTCATCGACGTCAACCTGGTCGGGGTGTTCAACACGGTTCGGGCCACCCTGCCCGCCGTCATCGACCGCCGCGGCTACGTGCTGATCGTGTCCTCGCTGGCGGCGTTCGCCGCGGCCCCGGGAATGCTGCCCTACGACGCGTCGAAGGCCGGGGTGGAACACCTGGCCAACACGCTGCGCCTCGAGGTGGCCCACCTCGGAGTGACCGTCGGCTCGGCGCACATGTCCTGGATCGACACCGCGCTGGTCCGCGACACCAAGAAGGACCTGCCGAGCGCCAACGAGATGCTGTCCAAGCTGCCGTGGCCGATGAACAAGACCACGTCGGTCGGGGAGTGCGCCGACGCCTTCGTCAAGGGCATCGAAGAGCGCCGTACCCGGGTGTACTGCCCGGGCTGGGTGGGGCTGTTCCGCTGGCTCAAGCCGCTGTTGTCCAGCCCGTGGGGTGAGGCGCCGGTCCGCAAGGTCGCCGCGGAGGCGGTGCCCCGGATGGACGCCGAGGTCGCCGCGCTGGGCCGCTCCACCAGCAGCTACACCGGTTCCATCGAGAAGTGA
- the mshC gene encoding cysteine--1-D-myo-inosityl 2-amino-2-deoxy-alpha-D-glucopyranoside ligase, translating into MQSWSAPAVPVLPGRGPALRLYDTADRQVRPVSPGPTATMYVCGITPYDATHLGHAATYLVFDLIHRLWLDAGHQVNYVQNVTDVDDPLLERADRDGVDWQSLAADQVELFGADMAALRILPPQHYVAVTEAVDEVVEVVEKFLAAGSAYIVDGEHPDVYFRADATDQFGYESGFDRATMLELFGERGGDPDRDGKSDPLDALLWRAARPGEPSWPAPFGAGRPGWHVECTAIALSRIGTGLDIQGGGSDLIFPHHEFSAAHAESLTGERRFARHYVHAGMIGWDGHKMSKSRGNLVLVSKLRAQGVDPAAIRLGLLSGHYRSDRFWDDEILQAAGARLTRWRAATTLPAGPDAGDVIARVRRYLADDLDTVKALAALDGWVTDALEYGGHDTAAPRLVATAVDALLGISL; encoded by the coding sequence ATGCAATCGTGGTCCGCGCCGGCTGTTCCGGTCCTGCCCGGGCGCGGCCCGGCGCTGCGCCTGTATGACACCGCCGACCGGCAGGTCCGCCCGGTGTCGCCGGGCCCGACGGCCACCATGTACGTCTGCGGCATCACCCCCTACGACGCCACCCATCTCGGCCACGCTGCCACCTACCTGGTCTTCGACCTGATTCACCGGCTCTGGCTCGACGCGGGTCATCAGGTGAACTACGTGCAGAACGTCACCGACGTCGACGATCCGCTGCTCGAGCGCGCCGACCGCGACGGCGTGGACTGGCAGAGCCTGGCGGCCGATCAGGTCGAGCTTTTCGGCGCGGACATGGCCGCGCTGCGGATACTGCCGCCGCAGCACTACGTGGCGGTCACCGAGGCCGTGGACGAAGTAGTAGAAGTGGTGGAAAAGTTCCTGGCCGCCGGATCGGCCTACATCGTCGACGGTGAGCACCCCGACGTCTACTTCCGCGCCGACGCCACCGATCAGTTCGGCTACGAGTCCGGCTTCGACCGCGCCACCATGCTGGAGCTGTTCGGTGAGCGCGGCGGAGATCCGGACCGGGACGGCAAGAGCGATCCGCTGGACGCCCTGCTGTGGCGCGCCGCCCGGCCCGGTGAACCCAGCTGGCCCGCGCCGTTCGGCGCCGGGCGGCCCGGCTGGCACGTCGAGTGCACCGCGATCGCCCTGAGCCGCATCGGCACCGGCCTCGACATCCAGGGCGGCGGATCCGACCTGATCTTCCCGCACCACGAGTTCTCCGCCGCCCACGCCGAATCCCTCACCGGGGAGCGCCGATTCGCCCGGCATTACGTGCACGCCGGAATGATCGGCTGGGACGGTCACAAGATGTCCAAGAGCCGCGGCAACCTGGTGCTGGTCTCGAAGCTGCGTGCCCAGGGCGTGGACCCGGCGGCGATCCGGCTGGGCCTGCTGTCCGGGCACTACCGCAGCGACCGGTTCTGGGACGACGAGATCCTGCAGGCGGCCGGGGCCCGGCTGACCCGCTGGCGTGCCGCGACCACGCTGCCGGCCGGGCCCGACGCCGGTGACGTCATCGCACGGGTGCGCCGCTATCTCGCCGATGATCTGGACACCGTCAAAGCGCTTGCCGCCCTGGATGGTTGGGTTACCGACGCACTCGAGTACGGCGGGCACGACACCGCCGCGCCGAGGCTGGTGGCCACCGCGGTCGACGCACTGCTGGGCATATCCCTCTAG
- a CDS encoding 3'(2'),5'-bisphosphate nucleotidase CysQ, translated as MTLTDAALAAELAVEAGKLLLEVRDEVGFGHPWRLGDAGDARANDLILDRLRETRPDDAVLSEESPDDLARLRSDRVWIIDPLDGTREFTTPGRDDWAVHIALWQRDGLPGGAGAITDAAVSLPARGNVVFRTDTVTSGAEPASPDPIRVAVSASRMPSVVRLIRAVLPIEPVLMGSAGAKAMAVVRGDVDAYLHAGGQWEWDSAAPAGVVLAAGLHASRLDGSPLRYNRPDPYLPDLLMCRPDVAPTLLDAMRRTVL; from the coding sequence GTGACGCTGACCGATGCGGCGCTGGCCGCCGAACTGGCCGTCGAGGCCGGAAAGCTGTTGCTGGAGGTCCGCGACGAGGTGGGGTTCGGTCACCCGTGGCGCCTCGGCGACGCCGGGGACGCGCGCGCCAACGACCTGATCCTCGACCGGCTGCGGGAAACGCGGCCCGATGACGCCGTGCTCAGCGAGGAATCCCCCGACGATCTGGCCCGGCTGCGCTCCGACCGGGTCTGGATCATCGACCCGCTCGACGGCACCCGCGAGTTCACCACGCCCGGTCGTGACGACTGGGCGGTGCACATCGCGCTGTGGCAGCGCGACGGCCTGCCCGGCGGGGCCGGGGCCATCACCGATGCCGCGGTGTCGCTGCCGGCCCGCGGCAACGTCGTCTTCCGCACCGACACCGTCACCTCGGGCGCCGAGCCGGCCAGTCCGGACCCCATCCGGGTCGCGGTCAGCGCCTCCCGGATGCCCTCGGTGGTGCGCCTCATCCGGGCCGTCCTGCCGATCGAGCCGGTGCTGATGGGCTCGGCGGGCGCCAAGGCGATGGCCGTGGTGCGCGGTGACGTGGACGCCTACCTGCACGCCGGCGGGCAGTGGGAGTGGGATTCGGCGGCACCGGCCGGAGTGGTGCTGGCGGCCGGCCTGCACGCGTCCCGGCTGGACGGGTCGCCGCTGCGTTACAACCGCCCCGACCCGTACCTGCCCGACCTGCTGATGTGCCGGCCGGATGTGGCGCCGACATTGCTGGACGCGATGCGGCGGACAGTCCTGTAG
- a CDS encoding SCO1664 family protein has protein sequence MTPTSDDREALRSGELDVLGRIRSASNATFLCEATLGEHRTHCVYKPIAGEQPLWDFPDGTLAGRELAAHLISVELGWNLVPYTIIRDGPTGPGMVQLWVDQPGDGGDAPSGPDLVDLVPVGKIPRGYLSVLRAYDYAGDPVVLVHADDARLRRIAVFDVVINNADRKGGHILCGIDGTVYGVDHGVSLHTQDKLRTVLWGWAGKSLKDMDADTLQSLSRLAEALDGPLAGTLEPHLTSAELNALRRRVRDLREHPVMPVPNSHRPIPWPAF, from the coding sequence ATGACGCCGACCTCTGACGATCGGGAGGCGCTGCGCTCCGGGGAGCTGGACGTCCTGGGCCGCATCCGCTCGGCGAGCAACGCCACCTTCCTGTGCGAGGCGACGCTGGGGGAGCACCGCACCCACTGCGTGTACAAGCCGATCGCCGGCGAGCAGCCGCTGTGGGACTTCCCGGACGGCACCCTGGCCGGTCGCGAGCTCGCCGCGCACCTGATCTCGGTCGAGCTGGGCTGGAACCTGGTGCCCTACACCATTATTCGAGACGGCCCGACCGGACCCGGCATGGTGCAGCTGTGGGTGGACCAGCCCGGCGACGGCGGCGACGCGCCGTCGGGACCCGATCTGGTGGATCTGGTGCCGGTCGGCAAGATCCCGCGCGGCTACCTGTCGGTGCTGCGGGCCTACGACTACGCCGGTGACCCGGTCGTCCTGGTGCACGCCGATGACGCCCGGCTGCGCCGCATCGCGGTCTTCGACGTGGTGATCAACAACGCCGACCGCAAGGGTGGGCACATTCTGTGCGGCATCGACGGAACGGTGTACGGGGTGGACCACGGGGTGAGCCTGCACACCCAGGACAAGTTGCGCACCGTGCTGTGGGGCTGGGCCGGCAAGTCCCTGAAGGACATGGATGCCGACACGTTGCAGTCGCTGTCGCGGTTGGCCGAGGCGCTGGACGGTCCGCTGGCCGGCACCCTGGAACCGCATCTGACCTCCGCCGAGCTCAACGCCCTGCGCCGGCGCGTCCGGGACCTGCGGGAGCATCCGGTGATGCCCGTGCCGAACAGCCATCGACCGATACCCTGGCCGGCGTTCTGA
- a CDS encoding DUF3090 domain-containing protein: protein MSRAIHVFRTPDRFVAGTVGQPGNRTFYLQAVHDERVVSVVLEKQQVAVLAERIGALLLEVNRRFGTPVPPEPAEIDDLNPLVTPVDAEFRVGTMGLGWDSEAQTVVVELLAVSDTEFDASVVLDDTDEGPDAVRVFLTPESARQFATRSNRVISAGRPPCPLCDEPLDPAGHICVRTNGYRRGAFGPDDEPDDADL from the coding sequence ATGTCTCGAGCAATCCACGTCTTCCGCACGCCCGACCGCTTCGTGGCCGGGACCGTCGGCCAACCCGGGAATCGCACCTTCTACCTGCAGGCGGTGCACGACGAGCGGGTGGTCTCGGTGGTGCTGGAAAAGCAACAGGTCGCGGTGCTCGCTGAGCGGATCGGCGCGCTGTTGCTGGAGGTCAACCGTCGATTCGGTACGCCGGTACCGCCGGAACCGGCCGAGATCGACGACCTGAACCCCCTGGTGACACCGGTGGACGCCGAATTCCGGGTCGGAACCATGGGATTGGGTTGGGACTCCGAGGCGCAGACTGTGGTGGTCGAACTGCTCGCGGTCAGCGACACCGAATTCGATGCGTCGGTGGTGCTCGACGACACCGACGAGGGCCCGGACGCAGTGCGGGTGTTCCTGACCCCGGAGTCGGCGCGGCAGTTCGCCACCCGGTCCAACCGGGTCATCTCGGCGGGCCGCCCGCCCTGCCCGCTGTGCGACGAGCCGCTGGATCCGGCCGGCCACATCTGCGTCCGCACCAACGGCTATCGGCGGGGCGCCTTCGGGCCCGACGATGAGCCCGATGACGCCGACCTCTGA
- a CDS encoding histidine phosphatase family protein, translating into MTVILLRHGRSTANTGGVLAGRTEGIELDDRGREQAAQLVDRLDGLPIKALVRSPLLRCRSTLEPLAAALGLQPVIDDRLAEVDYGTWTGRKITELTSEPLWRVVQAQPSAAIFPEGEGLAQVQARAVTAVRDHDRRLAQQHGADVLWLACTHGDVIKAVIADALGVHLDGFQRITADPASASVIRYTPLRPFVIHLNHTGASLAAAVKDSPPADGSSSDAVVGGSTT; encoded by the coding sequence ATGACCGTCATCCTGCTGCGGCACGGCCGGTCCACCGCGAACACCGGCGGGGTGCTGGCAGGGCGAACCGAAGGCATCGAGCTCGACGACCGGGGGCGGGAGCAGGCGGCACAGCTCGTCGACCGGCTCGACGGCCTGCCGATCAAGGCCCTGGTGCGCTCACCGCTGCTGCGCTGCCGCAGCACCCTCGAACCGCTGGCCGCCGCGCTCGGGCTGCAACCGGTGATCGACGACCGGCTCGCCGAGGTCGACTACGGGACCTGGACCGGGCGCAAGATCACCGAGCTGACGTCGGAACCGCTGTGGCGGGTGGTGCAGGCTCAGCCCAGCGCGGCGATCTTCCCCGAGGGCGAAGGACTGGCGCAGGTGCAGGCTCGTGCGGTCACCGCTGTGCGGGACCACGACCGGCGGCTGGCGCAGCAGCACGGAGCCGACGTGCTGTGGTTGGCGTGCACCCATGGCGATGTCATCAAGGCCGTGATCGCCGACGCACTCGGTGTGCACCTGGACGGTTTCCAGCGCATCACCGCCGACCCGGCGTCGGCGAGCGTGATCCGCTACACGCCGTTGCGCCCGTTCGTCATCCACCTCAACCACACCGGCGCCTCGCTGGCCGCCGCGGTCAAGGATTCGCCACCCGCGGACGGCTCGTCGAGCGACGCCGTGGTCGGTGGGTCCACCACCTAG